In one window of Verrucomicrobiota bacterium DNA:
- a CDS encoding DUF2249 domain-containing protein, with protein MTTQTEPHIGADKVMDVRPIPCSIKHKLIMQTWRDLPLGDHFILLNDHDPVPLYYQFAAEFPGAFGWEHLEKGPTDYRVKITRFK; from the coding sequence ATGACGACGCAGACAGAGCCGCACATCGGCGCGGACAAAGTGATGGATGTGCGCCCAATTCCCTGCTCCATCAAACACAAGCTGATCATGCAAACGTGGCGCGACTTGCCGTTGGGCGACCATTTCATCCTGTTGAATGACCACGACCCCGTCCCGCTTTACTATCAATTCGCCGCCGAATTCCCCGGCGCGTTCGGTTGGGAACATCTTGAAAAAGGGCCGACTGATTATCGTGTCAAGATCACCCGGTTCAAGTAG
- a CDS encoding metal-sulfur cluster assembly factor yields MTTTHVNETTIREALQQVLDPELDCNIVDLGLIYDIHLTGGKVTVKMTLTTPGCPMHESLSWGVQTALLNLEGVEEVEVELIWDPPWNPAMMSDYGRARVGIAW; encoded by the coding sequence ATGACAACGACCCACGTGAATGAAACCACGATTCGCGAAGCCTTGCAGCAGGTCCTCGATCCCGAGCTGGATTGCAACATCGTCGATCTCGGTTTGATTTACGACATCCACCTGACCGGCGGCAAGGTGACGGTGAAGATGACGCTCACCACGCCGGGTTGTCCGATGCACGAGAGCCTCAGTTGGGGCGTGCAAACCGCCTTGCTCAATCTCGAAGGCGTGGAGGAAGTGGAGGTTGAACTGATTTGGGACCCGCCGTGGAATCCCGCCATGATGAGCGATTACGGCCGCGCTCGTGTTGGCATCGCCTGGTAA
- a CDS encoding cbb3-type cytochrome c oxidase subunit I — protein MEASLPISTAPKLAKPIGTAAKAVGVAGALAPSVSLPLRFVVTGMLSLFSGILWLVLRPDILATYHYNQYVIAVTHLFTLGWISSIVMGAMYQLVPVALETRLHSERLARWQFVLHVIGFAGMIWMFWIWNMKQVGHFGSIFGIGVILFVYNLGRTLARIPRWNVVAVGIASALFWLLMTLCAGLFMVSAKCWPQISPFYAISLMHAHAHLGGLGFFVMMLVAVSYKLVPMFALGEVQSHRRAAWSIGLLNVGLLGLFLTILFGSPWKLAFVFVVISGLAFYGVEMRAMLRARKRRHLDWGLKYFLTAISLLLPLSLLGIILCWPTLPMTRFSTQLENVYGFLALIGVVTFAILGMLYKIVPFLVWYARYSREIGRSKIPSLADLYSPRLQALGYWMFVVGLAATSVSIVSGNESAVQWSCSLLAASLVLFAMNMGKILLHLFQPKIEPLGLRPALKGNL, from the coding sequence ATGGAAGCTTCATTACCCATATCCACCGCTCCTAAATTGGCCAAACCCATCGGCACGGCAGCCAAAGCCGTCGGTGTCGCTGGCGCCCTCGCGCCGTCGGTGAGTTTGCCGTTGCGATTCGTGGTGACGGGGATGCTTTCGTTGTTTAGCGGTATTCTGTGGCTGGTGTTACGGCCGGACATTCTGGCGACGTATCATTACAACCAGTATGTCATCGCTGTGACGCACCTGTTCACGCTCGGCTGGATTTCGTCCATCGTCATGGGCGCGATGTATCAACTCGTGCCCGTGGCGCTCGAAACCAGACTGCACAGTGAACGGCTGGCGCGCTGGCAGTTTGTTCTGCACGTCATCGGGTTCGCCGGGATGATCTGGATGTTCTGGATCTGGAACATGAAACAGGTCGGCCACTTCGGTTCGATCTTCGGGATCGGCGTCATTCTGTTTGTGTACAACCTGGGACGGACCTTGGCGCGCATCCCGCGCTGGAATGTCGTCGCTGTTGGCATCGCTTCAGCGTTGTTCTGGCTGTTGATGACCCTGTGCGCGGGTCTGTTCATGGTGTCCGCCAAATGCTGGCCGCAGATCAGTCCGTTCTATGCCATTTCGCTCATGCACGCCCACGCCCATCTCGGCGGCCTGGGATTTTTCGTGATGATGCTGGTGGCCGTCTCCTACAAACTCGTGCCGATGTTTGCGCTGGGCGAAGTGCAGAGTCATCGTCGCGCCGCCTGGTCGATTGGACTGTTGAATGTGGGCTTGCTGGGACTTTTCTTGACCATTTTGTTTGGCAGTCCCTGGAAACTGGCGTTCGTGTTCGTCGTCATTTCCGGACTGGCCTTTTACGGCGTGGAGATGCGGGCCATGTTGCGCGCGCGCAAACGGCGGCATCTTGATTGGGGGCTGAAATATTTTCTGACCGCCATCAGCCTGCTGTTGCCGCTGTCGCTGCTGGGAATCATTCTTTGCTGGCCGACTCTGCCGATGACCCGCTTCTCGACGCAGTTGGAAAATGTTTATGGCTTCCTCGCGTTGATCGGCGTGGTGACGTTCGCCATCCTCGGCATGCTCTACAAAATTGTTCCGTTCCTGGTCTGGTATGCCCGTTACAGCCGGGAAATCGGCCGCAGCAAGATTCCATCGTTGGCCGATCTCTACTCGCCGCGGTTGCAAGCGTTGGGCTACTGGATGTTCGTCGTGGGATTGGCAGCAACCAGTGTGTCAATTGTTTCGGGCAATGAAAGCGCAGTGCAATGGAGTTGTTCGTTGCTGGCGGCGAGTCTCGTGTTGTTTGCAATGAACATGGGGAAAATCCTGCTGCATTTGTTCCAACCGAAAATCGAGCCGCTGGGGTTGCGGCCAGCGTTGAAAGGCAATCTATGA
- a CDS encoding DUF2249 domain-containing protein, translating to MNDNVVSLDVREDIAQGREPFSKIMQTVARLKDGEKLLLIAPFEPVPLFGVLARQGFSHEAKPSNSGDWEVLFSRSSTAAPVSEKAVEPSPSRQDAPRCACACNEMIEVDARGLEPPQPLVVILEALGDLPAGAELRARTDRRPMHLYAQLEERGFIGTTEEQSDGSFITHIHRS from the coding sequence ATGAATGACAACGTTGTGAGCCTGGATGTGCGCGAAGACATCGCGCAAGGTCGCGAACCGTTTTCCAAAATCATGCAAACGGTGGCGCGGTTGAAGGACGGCGAAAAGCTCCTGCTGATCGCGCCCTTCGAGCCGGTGCCGTTGTTCGGTGTGTTGGCGCGACAGGGTTTTTCTCACGAGGCCAAACCCAGCAACAGCGGTGATTGGGAAGTGTTGTTCTCGCGCAGTTCAACCGCCGCGCCGGTTTCGGAAAAAGCGGTAGAACCCTCGCCATCACGTCAAGACGCGCCCCGGTGTGCCTGTGCCTGCAACGAAATGATCGAAGTTGACGCGCGCGGATTGGAGCCGCCGCAGCCGCTCGTCGTCATCCTGGAGGCTCTGGGTGATTTACCCGCCGGGGCGGAGTTGCGCGCACGGACGGATCGTCGTCCGATGCACCTTTACGCGCAATTAGAGGAACGGGGCTTCATCGGGACGACGGAGGAACAAAGTGATGGAAGCTTCATTACCCATATCCACCGCTCCTAA